In Citrobacter sp. RHB25-C09, the following proteins share a genomic window:
- a CDS encoding ABC transporter permease, translating to MEPIIVLRHVCRRFTAGTQTLPVLSDISLTINAGEMVAIVGASGSGKSTLMNIIGCLDKPTSGEVLINGTAVHDADSLHLADLRSRYLGFIFQRYHLMPYLTAEENIAIPALYTAMSELERKARTDQLARQLGLENRLQHRPAQLSGGQQQRVSICRALINGAHIILADEPTGALDSVSGKALMDVFHQLHVAGHTVIIVTHDRDVARQAQRIIEISDGRIVSDVRHAAVSHPVALLERDNGRASLGRSLRECIRMAWRSLLGHRMRAFLSMLGIIIGIASVVSSMAVGEGARQAIMSEIGKLGSTTLEIRPGTGWGSKRPDMERALSMDDVRSLQALPWIMGVSPVVSSTTVALRRGLDSSMMLSGVSQDFFSLQGLRFVQGNGFTVRDVAEGEPVLILDETGRDTLFPGGENPLGEIVQIAGAPWRVIGIASRPGPKVVGGFMAAWVPHTSLQQRITGEKPLESLILRFHEPLEPHEAAQKAERHLLREHGKKDFFIQTDDQLANALQKTSDSMSLLITAIAGISLLVGGVGVMNIMLVSVTERTHEIGIRLSVGARPVDIMNQFLIEAVMICAFGGLMGVLGSWLAGQIFAFATDAFSMVFTAFPVLMACGFSALIGLTFGYFPARRAARLNPTEALARE from the coding sequence ATGGAGCCAATCATCGTATTACGTCACGTGTGTCGCCGCTTTACTGCCGGGACGCAAACACTGCCGGTACTGAGCGACATTTCACTGACCATTAACGCCGGTGAAATGGTGGCGATCGTCGGCGCGTCAGGTTCCGGCAAGTCGACGCTGATGAACATTATCGGCTGTCTGGACAAACCCACTTCCGGCGAAGTGCTGATCAACGGGACGGCGGTGCACGATGCTGACAGCCTGCATCTTGCCGATCTGCGCAGCCGCTACCTGGGGTTTATTTTCCAGCGCTACCACCTGATGCCATACCTGACCGCGGAAGAGAACATCGCTATTCCGGCGCTGTACACCGCCATGTCGGAGCTGGAGCGTAAAGCGCGCACCGATCAACTGGCACGACAGCTCGGTCTGGAAAACCGTTTACAACACCGACCCGCGCAGCTTTCCGGCGGACAGCAGCAGCGGGTAAGCATCTGCCGGGCGCTGATCAACGGTGCGCATATCATTCTGGCGGATGAACCGACCGGCGCGCTCGACAGCGTTAGCGGCAAGGCGTTGATGGATGTGTTTCACCAACTGCATGTGGCGGGGCATACGGTGATTATTGTCACTCACGATCGCGACGTCGCCCGTCAGGCGCAGCGGATAATCGAAATCAGCGATGGGCGCATCGTCAGCGACGTTCGCCACGCGGCGGTGAGTCATCCCGTTGCGCTACTGGAGCGGGACAACGGGCGCGCTTCTCTGGGGCGCAGCCTGCGTGAATGTATCCGTATGGCGTGGCGTTCGCTATTGGGGCATCGGATGCGCGCATTTCTCTCGATGCTGGGGATCATCATCGGCATAGCGTCGGTAGTGTCGTCGATGGCGGTTGGTGAAGGTGCGCGTCAGGCGATCATGAGTGAGATCGGCAAGCTGGGAAGCACCACGCTGGAGATCCGTCCGGGAACGGGCTGGGGCAGCAAGCGGCCGGATATGGAGCGCGCATTGTCGATGGACGATGTCCGGAGCTTACAGGCACTGCCGTGGATTATGGGCGTTTCGCCCGTGGTAAGCAGCACTACGGTGGCACTGCGCCGCGGTCTTGATTCTTCAATGATGCTGTCCGGCGTTTCGCAGGATTTTTTCTCGCTGCAAGGGCTGCGCTTTGTGCAGGGGAACGGTTTTACCGTCCGTGATGTGGCGGAAGGGGAACCGGTGTTAATCCTTGATGAAACCGGGCGCGATACGTTGTTCCCCGGCGGTGAAAATCCGTTAGGCGAGATTGTGCAAATAGCCGGTGCGCCATGGCGGGTGATTGGCATTGCGTCTCGTCCGGGACCGAAGGTGGTCGGCGGGTTTATGGCCGCCTGGGTTCCGCATACGTCGTTACAACAGCGGATCACCGGTGAAAAACCGCTGGAATCGCTCATTTTGCGTTTCCACGAACCGCTGGAGCCGCACGAGGCGGCGCAAAAAGCAGAGCGTCATCTGCTGCGGGAACACGGGAAGAAGGATTTTTTCATCCAGACCGACGATCAGTTGGCCAACGCGTTACAAAAAACTTCCGATTCAATGTCGCTGTTGATCACGGCGATCGCAGGGATCTCATTGCTGGTGGGCGGCGTTGGGGTGATGAATATCATGCTGGTATCGGTCACGGAGCGGACGCATGAGATTGGTATCCGCTTATCCGTGGGGGCTCGACCGGTAGACATCATGAATCAGTTTCTTATTGAGGCGGTGATGATTTGCGCCTTCGGCGGGCTGATGGGCGTTTTAGGCTCGTGGCTGGCGGGGCAAATTTTCGCGTTTGCCACCGACGCATTCTCCATGGTGTTTACCGCTTTTCCGGTGCTGATGGCCTGTGGATTTTCCGCGCTGATCGGCCTGACGTTTGGCTATTTCCCGGCGCGCAGAGCGGCTCGCCTCAACCCCACGGAGGCGCTGGCACGCGAATGA
- a CDS encoding efflux RND transporter periplasmic adaptor subunit translates to MTRKSRWLLIAVVLLSAAITGVVWTTMASSSGQEALPLETIGTGDIEKVVLVTGTLKPAVQVNVGAQVNGQLRKLYVRQGDKVQKGQLLAEIDPTIQESDLNNTRAQLASAKAQKLSAQATLLHDRQELNRQSMMMRDGSGVRSEYEQAKAQYDAQVQQIAVSDAQIVQAEMAVKTAEANLSYTRIVAPIDGEVLGIVTREGQTIVSSQTAPTILVLADLDTMQVQTRISEADVQKIHPGQSLSFYVIANPDKRYTSTMGFVQPAPQEALEATGESGMGNNQQAMAVYYTGTFEVPNIERELKTSMTAQVFIQIAQAKNVLRVPVAALGQALDTERYTITTVENGKTHTRTIRIGINDRQYAEVLEGLKAGDSVVLAQDTVQG, encoded by the coding sequence ATGACGCGTAAATCTCGTTGGCTGTTGATTGCTGTTGTCCTGCTGTCCGCCGCTATTACCGGCGTGGTGTGGACAACAATGGCTTCGTCTTCCGGGCAGGAAGCGCTTCCGCTGGAGACTATCGGTACGGGCGATATCGAAAAAGTGGTACTGGTGACGGGGACCCTGAAACCCGCCGTGCAGGTCAATGTCGGTGCCCAGGTCAACGGACAACTGCGCAAACTGTACGTTCGTCAGGGCGACAAAGTGCAAAAAGGCCAGTTGTTGGCGGAAATCGATCCGACGATACAGGAATCCGATCTCAACAATACCCGCGCCCAGCTTGCCAGTGCCAAAGCGCAAAAGCTGTCAGCTCAGGCCACGCTGTTGCATGATCGCCAGGAACTGAATCGTCAGAGCATGATGATGCGCGATGGCTCCGGTGTGCGCAGTGAATATGAGCAGGCTAAAGCGCAGTACGATGCGCAGGTGCAGCAAATTGCGGTCAGCGACGCGCAGATTGTACAGGCTGAAATGGCGGTAAAAACCGCAGAGGCCAACCTCAGCTATACGCGGATTGTTGCCCCGATTGACGGTGAGGTCCTCGGCATCGTGACACGTGAAGGGCAGACCATTGTCTCCTCACAGACAGCACCAACGATTCTGGTACTGGCCGATCTCGATACGATGCAGGTGCAGACGCGTATCTCAGAAGCGGACGTGCAAAAGATCCACCCCGGACAGTCGCTGAGTTTCTATGTGATTGCCAACCCCGACAAACGCTACACCAGCACGATGGGCTTTGTGCAGCCCGCGCCGCAGGAGGCGCTGGAAGCGACCGGCGAGAGCGGTATGGGCAACAATCAACAAGCAATGGCGGTGTATTACACCGGCACCTTTGAAGTGCCAAACATCGAGCGTGAGCTCAAGACATCAATGACCGCGCAGGTGTTTATTCAGATTGCGCAGGCGAAGAATGTCCTGCGCGTTCCGGTCGCCGCTTTGGGTCAGGCGCTGGATACCGAGCGCTACACCATCACCACCGTGGAGAACGGCAAGACGCACACCCGCACGATTCGCATCGGCATAAACGACAGACAGTACGCCGAAGTGCTGGAAGGGTTAAAGGCTGGCGATAGCGTAGTACTGGCGCAGGATACGGTGCAGGGGTAG